GCATCAAGATGACGAGCTTCGACCGTCAACAGATCGATGCGATCCGAAAGGAACTGAATCAGACCTTCAACACCCAACACCAACCCGCCGTCCAGACACCCGCCCCTTCACGAATTTACAGCACGACAGGGACTTGACCTCCGTTCATACCCATACCCCCTTGCGCCAATTCCCCAACGCTCGGGCGATTCGGCCGATGTGTCGTCGCGATTGACGATGATAGAACATCGCATGATCATACGCCTCGCGTGGTGGGTCCGCTTCGCTTGACCCACCCTGCTTCGCCGCGACGCTGAAATCCCCGGGCCGAGGGCGGCCCGGCTCGGACTTGCCTCGCGATGCGAACGACACCTGTCTGACACGTGGATGCCGAATCCACGGCGGTGTGCCAGCCTTGCATCCATTTCCCGACGCTTCGATCGAGGCCGTCGTCGCGATTGACGAGGATCGGACATCGCATGATCATACGCCTCGCGTGGCGGGTCCGCTGCGCTTGACCCGCCCTGCTTCGATTTCTTTGCCGGCCCATCGAAGCCCCGTGTTTACGGGCGGGGCTTTTTGGTTTCCAATCACGTTCGATGAGCACGCCTGATTCAACAAGCGATTCGTTTGTCGCGCCCTGGTGGTTGCGCAGCGCGCATCTTCAGACGCTCTGGGCGACGATTGTGCGGCGGCGCGTGACGCTCGAGACACGCCGGGAGCGGCTTGAATTGTCGGACGGCGATTTTCTGGATCTCGAACATGCGGGCGGCGAAGGGGGCGGGAGGCCGACGGTGCTGGTGCTGCATGGGCTGGCGGGGTCGGTCGAGTCGCCGTACGTGCGCGGTTTGCTGAGGCGCATCGCCGAGCGCGGATGGCATGGCGTATTGATGCACTTCCGGGGGTGCAGCGGGGAACTGAACCGGCTGCCGCGTTCGTATCACTCGGGGGAGACGGGCGACATGGCGTATGTCGTCGAGGCACTTCGCCGGCGCGATCCGGCTTCGCCGATCGCGGCGGTGGGCTACTCGCTCGGGGGCAACGCCCTGCTCAAATGGCTCGGCGAAACCGGCGCGGCGAACCCGCTGACGGCGGCGGTGGCCGTGTCCGTGCCTTTCGATCTGCACAATGCGGCGGAGCGCATGGAGCGCGGTTTGTCGCGCGTGTATCAATGGCATCTGCTGCGCGATCTGCACGCGATGGTCAAAGCGAAGATGCGGGCGATGGACACCGGTTTGACATTGACGCCGGGCGAGATCGAGGCGCTCAACACCTTTCGCCTGTTCGACGATCGCATCACCGCGCCGATGCACGGATTCGCCGGGGTCGATGACTACTACACGCGCTCCAGCAGCCGGCAATACCTGGCGGGCATTGGTCGGCCGACGCTGATCGTGCATGCGAGGGACGACCCGTTCATGACGCCCGACGCCGTGCCGACGCCCGCGGAAGTGTCGGCATCGGTGACGCTCGAAGTGAGCGAGCATGGCGGGCACGTCGGCTTCGTCGAGTCGGCGGGCGGGCGCATCGGCTATTACCTGGACCGTCGCATTCCGGCGTTTCTGGCGGCGCGTTTCACTGAGGCCGGTTCACGGATATAATGGCCCCTTCACGAGCGCCCGTAGCTCAATTGGATAGAGCGCAAGCCTCCGGAGCTTGAGGTTGCAGGTTCGATCCCTGCCGGGCGTATTTCCCTTCACTTTCTCAACGCATGAGTCACTTTCCGCAACTCGGCGTCGAACGACAACTCACCACCGCACCGACGGGCCACATTCTCGCCAACGCCGGCGTGTGGTCGCATGATGGTCAGTGGATCGTTTATGACATCCGCTCCGATGCGGCGGGCGAAAAGTTCGACGGCGATCGCATCGAGCGCGTGCATGTGGAGACGGGCGAGGTGCAGGTCTTGTACGAATCGCGCGACGGGGCGTGCTGCGGCGTGCCGACGTGCAGCCCGGTGGACGATCGCGTCGTGTTCATTCACGGCCCGGAGCGGCCCGATGCCGATTGGAGCTACCGGGCGGATCATCGGCGCGGCGTGGTGCTCCATGCCGACCGCCCCGCTTGGCCGATCACGCTCGACGCCCGCGATCTGGTTTCGCCCTATACGCCGGGCGCGCTGCGCGGGGGGACGCATCTGCATGCGTTCAGCGCGGATGGGCAATGCATTGTTTCGACGTACGAGGATCATGTGCTTGGTGCGCGGGGCGAGGCGGGGCGGCATGAGTCGAATCAGCGGAATGTGGCGGTGAGTTTGCCGCGGGGGCCGGTGCGTGTGTTGCACGCGCATCCGCGCAATCATGATGGGTCGCACTTTACGGTGCTCGTCACGCGCACGGTCGATCGGCCGCGCTACGGGTCCGACGAGATCAGCCGGGCGTGCGAGGAGGCATGGGTCGGTGTGGACGGCTATGTTCGTGCGGACGGCGGGCGGCAACGGCGCGCGATCGCTTTTCAAGGCGACGTCGTCACGGCGGGCGGACGGACGATCCGCGAGGCGTTCATCGTCGATCTGAGTGATGACCTGACCACGCCCGGCGACGGCCCGCTTCAGGGCACGGCGACGACCCGCCCGTGCGCGCCGCGCGGGTGCGCACAGCGCCGGCTGACTTTCACCGCCAACCGTATAAACCCCGGCTTGTCCGGCCCTCGCCACTGGCTGCGCAGCTCGCCTGACGGCGAGCGCATTGCCCTGCTCATGCGCGACGACGCCGGCGTGGTGCAACTGTTCACCGTCTCACCCCGCGGCGGGCCGATCTCGCAGTTGACGCACAACCCCCACGCCATTGGGTCCGCGTTGACATGGCGGTGCGACGGACGATGCATCGCACACGTGATGGATCAGTCGGTGTGCATCACGGATGCGACCACCGGCGCGACCCGTCGTGTGACGCCGCGTTGGGACGATCCGCTTGGGCCGCGGCCGGAGGCGTGCGTGTTCTCGCCGGACGGGGGGCGCATCGCCTACGTGCGGCGCGTGCCTGATGCGATGAGTGGTGTGTTGCGCAATCAGATTTTCACGGTGACTTGCCCGGCGGATTGACGATGGCGTCCGAGTCACGCGGCGGTGGGAATCTCGAAAGACTCGGCTCCGCGCGACTTGTGGCCGCCGTTGCGGATCATGTCTTTTGCGATCGGGCCGGCCTCGTTGTCGCCGCAGATGGAGATATGTTCGTTGAACACGACGCCGAGCATCGCCACGCCCAGATGTTCGAGCGTGCTGGAGGCCTTGCGGAGCCGGCGCATCGACCCGTTGCGGGCAGCGACGAGAATCGCCCCGTCGGTATACGGTGCGATCAGGGCGGCGGCGAGTGCGTTCTGAATCGGCGAGGCCTCGATCAAGATGACCTCGTAGCGCAGGCGCGCCATGTCGAGCAGATTTCGCATCGCCCCCAGATCCAGTTGACCCGCCCGTCCGTCGGGTTCGATGTTGATGCCCAGCACGTCCAGATCGTCGAGACTCGTCCGGGTCACGCACTGATCGAGCGGCCTCCCTTCGAGCACGCCCGCCAGACCCGGTCGCTGATTGCGATACGTTTTCACCACAAGCTGCGCTTCGACGAGATTCATGACCTCCAGCTCGACCACCGCATCGAACAGAAGCTGCTCGCGCTGGCGTCGCATCTCGGGTGTCAGCATCTGCTCGGCCCGCTCGATGGGGTAGCCCAGCTCGAAGAGCGTCTCGCGCAGCATCACTTCGCTCGCCGCCGCATGCTCGCGCACGCGCAGCAGGTCGGCCTCGCTGATCCTGCCGCTGTGTCTTAACGCGTCCTCGAAGCTCGGCGGCGACGCGGCGTTCATGCGATGCGTCAGATGGCGGCGTTCCATATCCAGATCGATCAGCAGCGTGCCGATGCCGCCTGTGGCGAAGGACGCTCCCAGCGCGATGCACAGGTCGGTCGTGCCGCTGCCGTGCTGGGCGCTGGAAATGAGCGCGACGTGCTGCCGGGTGCCGAGCTGGGCGGACTGAAGGCGGACGCGAATGTGATGAATATCCTCGATGGCCAGTGCGGAGGTGACGCCCGAATCGGGTAATACCTGGGTCACCCGGCCCAGCGACGGCGCCTGGCCGACGCAGAAGACCGCCTGATCCAGATGGCGGCACTTGTCGTCGAGCATGGCGGCGATGCCAAGCAGCATGATGCCCAGAGCGAAACCGGCGACGGTGCCGACGGCGGCGGCCTTGAAGCGCGCGCGGTCGACGGGATCGGTGGGCAGCATCGCCGGATTGACGACACGCACGCTACCCCCGAACCCCGATTCGAGATTGAGCTGATCGATGCGGCGGGCGGTCGTGTCGATCATCCCGCGCACATCGACAAGTTGATCCTCCATCCCTTCCAGCGACAATGAAAGTTTCGACACCGCCTGCTCGCCTTCATCAATCTGAGCCGTGAGCTGAGCGGGGGTCAGCGTCCGGGTTTCCTCGCCGGCCGGCGCGGGCGGCGGCGGATTCAGCGTGGCGTTGTACTGCGCCGCCGCCTCGTCGATCTGCTTGTGCAGAGCGGCAATGGTGCCATTGATCTTGATCACTTCCAAGTGACGGGGCGAGAATCGGCTCAACAGTTCGGCCTGATAAGTTCGGGCCTTGGCCAGCGCCACCAGCGCTTCCTGCATCGCCGGGTCATGGGCGGCGATCTGCGCGGCGGTGAGCACGCTCGGCGCGAGAGCCGAGGGCGCCTCGGCTGCGGTCAACTGCTGAAGCTCCTGGCGCAGCGTGTCGGTCTGTTGCCGGGCGGTGAGGCGCTCGGTCGTGAGCCGGGCCTGCTCGGCGCGAAGCGCATCGCGGCGGGCGGTCAGATCGTCGAGCCGCTTTTGCAGAAGCGCCACGCGATGAGCGTCATTCTCAATCGCGCCCTGCTGCTGAAGCTGCATGTATGCGGCGACCAACGCATCGACCAACAACTTGGCCAGCGCGGGGTTGGTGTGATCGAAGCTGACTTCGATGAGCTGCGTGCCGTTGGGGTGTGCGATCGACAGATGGCGATTGACGTCGTCGATCGTCCATTGCGCGGTGACCTGTGCGACGCTTGGTTCTGCGGCGACGATGCCCGCAAGAGCGCGCTCCAGCACACGTGTGCTCTGAAGGACGGCGACCTGCGAGTTGATGAAGGCGTTGTAATTGCGCGTCGCCGGGGAGTCGTTCTGCTCAAAGAGCACGGGCTCCTTCATGGGCGCGATTTCGATGGTGGCGGTGGCGCGGTAGAGCGTCGGGGTGCGACACCAGTTCCATGTGGCGAGTACGGCCGCACAGATCAGCAGCAGCAGCATCGCGGCGGACCATCGGCCGTGTAGACTGTGCCGGAGGCGCACGGCAAAATCCGACGATGGGGGCGTCTCCAGGAGCAGGGCCATGGAATTGTCCTGCGGAGCGTCATTCGTCGGCGAGGCACGGGATTTGGATTGTCCCCATAGACTCTTCATTGGGGCACATTTATCTCCTTCACGGTCCGCCACGCTGACTCGGGGTGTTAGGACAAATACGGATCATGCCGATAGCATCGACCCGTCCCGAAGGGGGCTTTATCGTTTGAAGGAGGCCTGCCGTTTGTAACACCCAAACCGGCATAACCCATATCAGCGTCAAAATCACCCATAAGACATTTAATTTAAGTATGATACGACGATTCGTATCACCCTATAACCGCTTCCCGGACGCCTTTTGGGAAGATGCGGGAAATACCCATCCGGGCACAGATTTTATTGACAATATGCGGAATCCGGGGTACTTTAAAGAAGATGGATCGTACGCTTTGGAGAGAGTGGACGATCACTGGAAAAAGGGATTGAAAGACCGGCGGTCGACGCGGATGTGGGTCGTCGATGCCGGGAATGCGAGCGAAAAAAAGGCACCGATATGTCCCATCGGGAATGTGTTGTGCGCGTGATCAATCGTGTGGCTCGGACTGCCGGGGCAACACAGTGCCGGTGCCCGTTTTGTGGATGGCCAGACGCTGAAGATGATCGGCAGCCGTTTGCTGCTGTGCGTTTTGGGAGACGCTAGATGGCTAGGACTGACATGGACCTGGACAATGGATCCTCGATGGATCGCGGCGAAGGCGGGCCGGAGTTGCCCGCCGGGTTGGATTTTTCCGCCCCGACGATGGTGGGCGATTCGGAGCCGATGAAAAAGCTCCGCGCCCGCATCGCTTCGCTGGGCGCCCGCGACTGCACCGCCATGGTGCATGGCGAAACCGGCTCCGGCAAGGAGCTCGTCGCGCGTCAGCTTCATGCATGCAGCCCCCGGCTCAAGCAGCCGTTCATCGCCGTAGACTGTACGACGCTGCGTGACACGCTTTTCGAATCCCAGCTTTTCGGTCACACCAAGGGCGCTTTCACGGGCGCCGACAAGCCGACGCTCGGCTTCTTCCGCGCCGCGGACGGGGGCACGATCTTCCTTGATGAAATCGGCGAGCTGGATCTGCCCGTGCAGGCGAAGCTTCTGCGCGTGATTCAGGAACGCTGCGTCACGCCGCTCGGTTCGATCAAGCCGATTCCGATCAATGTGCGCATCATCGCGGCGACGCACCGTGACCTGAAGGAACTGGTCAAGAACGGCACGTTCCGCGAGGACTTGTTCTTCCGTCTGAACGTGGTGAAGCTCAACGTGCCGCCGCTGCGTGAGCGGCCGGGCGACGTGGTCCGCCTCGGCGAACACTTCCTTGCTGAACTGGCGGCGATGTACGACGAGCCGGTCAAGGAGATCGGACCGGATGTGGCGGCGGCGATGAAGGCGTATCGTTGGCCGGGCAATGTGCGTGAGCTGGCCAATGCGATGGAGCACGCGGTGGCGCTGGCGCCGGGCAAGGTGCTCACGCTCGACGACATGCCCGACACGCTCCAGGACATCGAGGGCGACTACAGCGACGACGGCGATGACGACGACGATTACCGCGGCAGCGCCTCGGGCAATGGTGGCAACGTCGATGACGTCGATGTGAGCAATGGGGACGCTTACAGCGGCGTGGGCATGGCGGACGGCGAGCCGGTGATGTCGCTGGACGAAGCGGAAAAGACGATCGTCGCCAAGGCGCTGAAGCTCTCGGACGGCAACCAGTCGCAGGCCGCCCGGATGCTCCAGATCGAGCGCCGCCGGCTCTATCGCATGGTCGACCGCTTCGGGCTCGATCATCTGATCAAGAAGTAGACTACGCCCGACGCATTGCGTCGCGGATATCGAAAACTTCACGTTGCAATGCGAATCGCCTCCGCTCAGCGAGCGGCGCTTGGTTAAAACTTGCGCCGACGGCGCGCGGGGGGGATGTTCATCTGGCCGCGGTATTTGGCGACGGTGCGACGGGCGATGTCCAGCCCGGCTTCCTTGAGCTGGTCGACGAGCGCATCGTCGGAGAAGGGATTTTTGGGGTCTTCGTTGTCGATGATTTCCTTGAGCTTGGCCTGCACGGCGGCCCAGGACATTTCCTCGCCGCTGGCGTTTTCCGTTCCGCCGGAGAAAAACTGGCGCAACGGGTAGATGCCGCGCGGGGTCTGCATGTACTTGTCCGCCACGGCGCGCGAGACGGTTCCGACGTGGATGCCGAGCTGATCGGCGACCTGGATCATCGGCAGCGGCTTGAGATGCTGAGGCCCGTGATCAAGAAAGTCACGCTGCGCATCGATCACCACATTCACCACGCGCAGCAGCGTCGAGTTGCGCTGCTGAAGCGCATCGAGCAGCCAGCGGGCGTTGGACAGATTGTCCGCCAGGTACTTGCGTGTGGCCTTGTCCTGCGAGCGGTCCTTGGAAAGCGCCCGGTACTGCGGATTGATGCGCAGGGCCGGCTGCCGACCGCGGTTGAGCCCGGCGACGTAGCGATCGTTGACGGGGTCGTATTCGACGATGACGTCGGGCGTGATGACCTGCACGCGCTCGGGGGCGAGGCGGCGGCCGGGGCGCGGATCGAGCCGCTTGAGCACATTCAGCGCCGCCTTGATCTGCTCCATGTCCATGCCCGACTGCTGCACGATGCGCGGCAGTCGATTCATCTCCAGGTCCTTGCGGTGCCGGGTCATCAATGCGCGGGCGTTGACCAACTCGTCCTCCGGCCCCTGGTCTTCGATCATGGCGTCGATCTGAATGACCATGCACTCGGGCAGGTCGCGGGCGCCGATGCCCGTCGGCTCAAGCCGCTGCTGGATGAGCTTCAGCGCCGCCTCAAGCTGCTCGAGCGTCACGCCCGGCGGGGCCTGATGCAGGACCTGTTCCATGTCCGCGCGGAAGTAGCCGTCGTCGTCGATGAACCCGATCAGATGTTCGCCGGCCTTCCTGATCTCCGCCTCCGTCTCGACAAAGCGCCACTGCTCCAGAAGCTGATCCGGAAGCGAAGCGCCGCGCGAGGCGGTATTGGCCATGGCGTCCATCTTGATGTCGCGCTCGCCGGTGTCCTTACGCATGGGCGTATGGAACTCGGCGGACTCGGTCGTGTTCTGGCTCCACTCCTCGCCGTACTCGCGGTTGAACTCATCGGCCCGGGCAAAGTCCTCGCTGTGCCCCTGGCTCGAATCCTCCACACGAATCTCCCGCTCGCCCTCGGTGTCGGCATCGCGGGGCTGGGTTTCCTGATCTGCGGTGGCCTCGCGCAGCTCAAGTACGGGATTCTGCTCCAGTTCCATCTCGATGCGCTCCTCCAGCGCCATGGTGGCAAGCTGGAGAATCTCCATGGACTGAATCATGCGCGGCGAGAGCTTCATCTTCTGCTCTAACCGCAGGTGCTGTCCCGCATCTATCCGCATGACGCCTCGTGCTCGATCGAGCTTGAAAGTCCTGTCACAGCCGATGACTGCATCGGCTGACCTCTGGCTCTAGATTATCCGATGAGACGAAAAAAACAATGCCTGCGGAGAGTTTGGCAGGAAATTTGCTTGTAGGGGTTGGAGCAATCGCTACAACCGTCAGAATGCACACTATTTGACCGATTGCCGGCTGGCGATGGCATCGGAGAGGACGGCCTTGTTGGCGTACTCGAGTTGCGTGCCCACGGGCAGGCCGCGGGCGAGGCGGCTGAGCGTGACGTTGGCGAGGCCGGCGAGTTGGTCGGCGATGTAGAGCGAGGTGCCGTCGCCTTCCATATTCGGATTCGTGCCGAGGATGACCTCGACGCTCTTGCCCGCGTCGGCGGCGGTTTTAACACGCTCGATCAGCGGGCCGACGGTCAGACTGCCGGGCCCGACGCCTTCGAGCGGGGCCAGGTGTCCGAGCAGGACGTGATACACGCCGTCGTAGACATGGGTCTGCTCGAGACTGATGACATCACGGGGCTGCTCGACGACGAGAATCTTATGGGCGTCGCGTCGGGGGTCTGCACAGATGAGGCACGGGTCGGTTTCCGTCAGGTTGTAGCAGATGTGGCAATGGCGGACGTTCGATTTCACATCGCTGATCGCGCGGGCGAGCGCCATGGCTTCGTCGCGCTGCGATTTGAGCACGTGAAACGCCAGCCGCTCCGCCGTCCGCCGCCCGATGCCCGGCAGCTTGGCGAACTCGTCGATCAGACGGTTCATCGACTCGGTGTAGGACGCCTTCTCGCTCATGAGCGCAGCAGTCCTTCCATGCCCGGCAGGTTCATCCCGCCGGTGAGCTTGCTCATCTCCTGCGCCACGAGCCGCTGCACCATCTCGACGCCGTTGTTGACCGCCGCGGCGATCAGCTCTTCGACCATGAGCTTGTCATCCCCCGCGATGCCCGCCAGCAAGGGTTCATCGAGTTCGACGCGCAGCACCTTGCCCTGGCCGTTCATGGTGACGCGCACCGCTCCGCCGCCGGACTCGCCGACGACGACTTTCTGAGCCAGCTCGTCCTTGAGCTTCTGGGCCTGCTCTCGGATCGCGCCTGCGTTTTTCATGATCGAAGCCAGTCCCTTGAGCTGTTCAAACATCCGGGTCATCCTTTTTCTGATTCGGTTTGGCCCGCAGGTCCACGAGCCGGGCGTCGAACATGTCCACCACCTGCCGCACGAGGGGTTCGTTCATGACGGCATCGCGCTGCTGGGCGTTGGCCGCCCGCTGCGGTTCGGGCGTCGGCGACTTGGGCGGCGGCGTGAATTTGAGTTTGGGGACGACGGGTTCGGGCGATTTGGCTGTCACTGCCGCCGCGGGTCGCGTCGGCAATGCGGCGGGCCGAGACGTCGATTCAACGGCTAACTTTTTTTTTTGACCCCCGGCGCCTCCGGAAGCTTCGCCGCTCAAAAGCGTCGCGACGTCGGCGAATTTCTCGCTCATGGCCAGCCGCACGATCGCCGCATCGAGCAGCGCCCGCGGCGTCGATGAACTTTTGCCGTATCGCTGCACGTTCTCCAGCAGCGCAATCATGTGGACCAGGCCCGCAGTGTCGAACTTCGCCGCCTGCGCCGCCGCCTGCTTTTTCGATTCCTCATCGAGTTCGACAAGGTCGCTGGTTGGCCCGCAGGCGGCGATCAGCATGAGATTGCGCAGATGTTCGCTCAGCACGGTGAGCAATTGTTCCTGCGCGACGCCGCGTTTGAGCAGTTCGTCGGTTTTGGCGAGGGCTGCGCCGGGGTCGGAGTCGGCGATGGCGTCGGCCAGGGCGGCGATGACGAAGCGATCGGGCAGGCCGAGCATGCGCTCCAGCACCTCGTCCGTCAGCGGGTTCTCGCCGGTGGCGAGAAGGCGATCGAGCAGCGACAGCGCATCGCGCATCGACCCGTTGCCGAGCCGCGCCACTTGAAAGAGCACCGCGTCGTCCGCCTTGTGCTTCTCCGCCTTGAGCACCTCGCGGAGATGTTCGACGATCCGCCCGATGGGGATGTTGCGGAAGTCAAAACGCTGACAGCGCGAATGAATCGTGGGCAGCACCTTGTGCGGCTCGGTCGTCGCCAGAATGAACTTCAAATGCGACGGCGGCTCCTCCATCGTCTTGAGCAGCGCGTTGAACGCCGCGTTGGAGAGCATGTGCACTTCGTCGATGATGTAGACCTTGAAGCGGGCGTTGCCGGTCGGGGCGAGGCCGGCGTTGGCGATGAGTTGACGCGCATCATCGACGCCGCCGTGGCTGGCGCCGTCGATCTCGATGACGTTCATGTCCTGCCCGCTCATGATGGCGTCGGCCATGCGCTGCTGCACATCTTTGGGCGGGTATTCGACGCCCTTGGGCCGGGGGCAGTCGGGGATGGTGTCGGGGGCGTTGAGAGCCCGTGCGAACAGACGGGCCATCGAAGTTTTGCCGACGCCGCGCGTGCCGCAGAAGAGGTAGGCATGGTGCAGGCGATCGGTGGCGATGGCGTTCTTGAGCGTCTGCGCGATCGGCTCCTGCCCCACGACATCATCGAAGGACTGCGAGCGGTATCGGCGTGCCAGAGCGGTATAGGACATGGCGGTCAGGTATCAGCGTTCAGCAATCAGCCAAAAACCACACGGCTGACGGCTGATGCCTGATGGCTGAAAGCTCCTCATTTTCGTCCCATCGGCGAGCGACCAGGACACCAACGGCACCGGGCGACGGCCGCTTATGGCTGCTGTCTTCCGACCCTGACCAGATTCACGGGTAGCCCGTGCATCGGGCCCGGCCGCTCGCCGATGGGACGAAGCATCCCAATATAGCTTGCCCGCCCCCATGAATCAAAACCGCGATTCGTCCACCATGATCCGCTCCATCGGCCCCCGCATCCGCATCATCACCCGACCGACCAGCATCATCGCCACCGCCGCGAGCCCCGCTACGAATCCCCACCACAATCCCACCGCGCCGATCCCCCGACCGAACGCCAACTCGATCCCGACCGGCGTCCCAATCAGCCAAAGCCCCAGCAGATTGATCACCATCGGCCCCCGCGTGTCGCCCACCCCGCGTAATACACCCGTCGCCACCGTCTGCAATCCGTCGAACACCTGAAACAGTCCCGCGATCGGAATGAGCAAGGCCGCCAGCGCGACCGCGGGTACGTCATCCGTGAACATCCGTGCCAGTTCGGCCGGGATGCTCACGAATAAAACCGCCGTCCCCGTCATGAACGTCGCCCCCAGCGCCAGCGCCCCCGCCGCCGCTCGTCGCGCCTTGCTCGCATCGCCTTCGCCGATCGCCTGTCCGACCCGCACCGCCGCCGCCTGCGAAATACCCAACGGCACCATGAACGTCAGCGCCGCCAGATTCAGCGCCATCTGATGCGCCGCCAGTTGCGTGACCCCCAGCGCGCCCATCAGGATCGCCACCAGCGCGAACGCCCCGTGCTCCGCCGACATGTGCGCCCCGATGGGCAGGCCGATCTTGAGCATGCGCTTCAACGGCCCGATCGCCGTCGCCTCCCGACGCCACGGCCGCACCAGTCCGCGCAGCGTCCCCCAACTCAGCCCCGCCAGCATCCCCGCCATCACCCATCGGCAAACCACCGTCGCCCATGCCGACCCCGCCACGCCCATCGCCGGCATCCCCAGCTTCCCGTAAATCAACACCCAGTTCGCCAGCCCGTTCGCCCCGTTCGCCACTACCACCGCCCAGACAATCGGCCGCACCGTGTCCATCCCCTGCAGCGCCGACCGCAACACCACAAACGCAAAAAACGGCAGCATCCCCGCCATGCAGATCCAAACATACACCCCCGCCCCGCTCACCAGTTCCTCCGGCTGCTGCAATCCCGCCAACACCCCCCGCACCGGGACCATCACCAGCACCGCAGCCCCCGATGTCAACAAGCAAAGCACCAACCCCCGCTGCACCGCCCGCGCCATGCCCTCCTGATCGCGTGCCCCCACCGCCTGCGCCATTACCGGGTCCAACGACATGAGCAGCCCCATGAAAAACATCGACACGCCCCACAAATACTGATTCCCCAGCGCCACCGCCGCTAGCGCCTCCGCCGACAAATGTCCCACCATGATCGTGTCCACCACCCCCATCAACATCATCCCCACCTGCACCAACACCACCGGCCCCGCCAGCCGCAACAACCCCCCAAACTCCTCACGACTCGGCCACACCGATGGCATAAACACCTCAATTGTGCCGCACCCCGACCGACGCGACGCCCCCAAG
This sequence is a window from Planctomycetota bacterium. Protein-coding genes within it:
- a CDS encoding hydrolase gives rise to the protein MSTPDSTSDSFVAPWWLRSAHLQTLWATIVRRRVTLETRRERLELSDGDFLDLEHAGGEGGGRPTVLVLHGLAGSVESPYVRGLLRRIAERGWHGVLMHFRGCSGELNRLPRSYHSGETGDMAYVVEALRRRDPASPIAAVGYSLGGNALLKWLGETGAANPLTAAVAVSVPFDLHNAAERMERGLSRVYQWHLLRDLHAMVKAKMRAMDTGLTLTPGEIEALNTFRLFDDRITAPMHGFAGVDDYYTRSSSRQYLAGIGRPTLIVHARDDPFMTPDAVPTPAEVSASVTLEVSEHGGHVGFVESAGGRIGYYLDRRIPAFLAARFTEAGSRI
- a CDS encoding DUF3748 domain-containing protein, which produces MSHFPQLGVERQLTTAPTGHILANAGVWSHDGQWIVYDIRSDAAGEKFDGDRIERVHVETGEVQVLYESRDGACCGVPTCSPVDDRVVFIHGPERPDADWSYRADHRRGVVLHADRPAWPITLDARDLVSPYTPGALRGGTHLHAFSADGQCIVSTYEDHVLGARGEAGRHESNQRNVAVSLPRGPVRVLHAHPRNHDGSHFTVLVTRTVDRPRYGSDEISRACEEAWVGVDGYVRADGGRQRRAIAFQGDVVTAGGRTIREAFIVDLSDDLTTPGDGPLQGTATTRPCAPRGCAQRRLTFTANRINPGLSGPRHWLRSSPDGERIALLMRDDAGVVQLFTVSPRGGPISQLTHNPHAIGSALTWRCDGRCIAHVMDQSVCITDATTGATRRVTPRWDDPLGPRPEACVFSPDGGRIAYVRRVPDAMSGVLRNQIFTVTCPAD
- a CDS encoding AAA domain-containing protein, which produces MARTDMDLDNGSSMDRGEGGPELPAGLDFSAPTMVGDSEPMKKLRARIASLGARDCTAMVHGETGSGKELVARQLHACSPRLKQPFIAVDCTTLRDTLFESQLFGHTKGAFTGADKPTLGFFRAADGGTIFLDEIGELDLPVQAKLLRVIQERCVTPLGSIKPIPINVRIIAATHRDLKELVKNGTFREDLFFRLNVVKLNVPPLRERPGDVVRLGEHFLAELAAMYDEPVKEIGPDVAAAMKAYRWPGNVRELANAMEHAVALAPGKVLTLDDMPDTLQDIEGDYSDDGDDDDDYRGSASGNGGNVDDVDVSNGDAYSGVGMADGEPVMSLDEAEKTIVAKALKLSDGNQSQAARMLQIERRRLYRMVDRFGLDHLIKK
- the rpoN gene encoding RNA polymerase factor sigma-54, which encodes MRIDAGQHLRLEQKMKLSPRMIQSMEILQLATMALEERIEMELEQNPVLELREATADQETQPRDADTEGEREIRVEDSSQGHSEDFARADEFNREYGEEWSQNTTESAEFHTPMRKDTGERDIKMDAMANTASRGASLPDQLLEQWRFVETEAEIRKAGEHLIGFIDDDGYFRADMEQVLHQAPPGVTLEQLEAALKLIQQRLEPTGIGARDLPECMVIQIDAMIEDQGPEDELVNARALMTRHRKDLEMNRLPRIVQQSGMDMEQIKAALNVLKRLDPRPGRRLAPERVQVITPDVIVEYDPVNDRYVAGLNRGRQPALRINPQYRALSKDRSQDKATRKYLADNLSNARWLLDALQQRNSTLLRVVNVVIDAQRDFLDHGPQHLKPLPMIQVADQLGIHVGTVSRAVADKYMQTPRGIYPLRQFFSGGTENASGEEMSWAAVQAKLKEIIDNEDPKNPFSDDALVDQLKEAGLDIARRTVAKYRGQMNIPPARRRRKF
- the recR gene encoding recombination protein RecR; this encodes MNRLIDEFAKLPGIGRRTAERLAFHVLKSQRDEAMALARAISDVKSNVRHCHICYNLTETDPCLICADPRRDAHKILVVEQPRDVISLEQTHVYDGVYHVLLGHLAPLEGVGPGSLTVGPLIERVKTAADAGKSVEVILGTNPNMEGDGTSLYIADQLAGLANVTLSRLARGLPVGTQLEYANKAVLSDAIASRQSVK
- a CDS encoding YbaB/EbfC family nucleoid-associated protein, which codes for MFEQLKGLASIMKNAGAIREQAQKLKDELAQKVVVGESGGGAVRVTMNGQGKVLRVELDEPLLAGIAGDDKLMVEELIAAAVNNGVEMVQRLVAQEMSKLTGGMNLPGMEGLLRS
- the dnaX gene encoding DNA polymerase III subunit gamma/tau — its product is MSYTALARRYRSQSFDDVVGQEPIAQTLKNAIATDRLHHAYLFCGTRGVGKTSMARLFARALNAPDTIPDCPRPKGVEYPPKDVQQRMADAIMSGQDMNVIEIDGASHGGVDDARQLIANAGLAPTGNARFKVYIIDEVHMLSNAAFNALLKTMEEPPSHLKFILATTEPHKVLPTIHSRCQRFDFRNIPIGRIVEHLREVLKAEKHKADDAVLFQVARLGNGSMRDALSLLDRLLATGENPLTDEVLERMLGLPDRFVIAALADAIADSDPGAALAKTDELLKRGVAQEQLLTVLSEHLRNLMLIAACGPTSDLVELDEESKKQAAAQAAKFDTAGLVHMIALLENVQRYGKSSSTPRALLDAAIVRLAMSEKFADVATLLSGEASGGAGGQKKKLAVESTSRPAALPTRPAAAVTAKSPEPVVPKLKFTPPPKSPTPEPQRAANAQQRDAVMNEPLVRQVVDMFDARLVDLRAKPNQKKDDPDV